A DNA window from Syngnathus typhle isolate RoL2023-S1 ecotype Sweden linkage group LG2, RoL_Styp_1.0, whole genome shotgun sequence contains the following coding sequences:
- the LOC133146241 gene encoding interferon alpha-inducible protein 27-like protein 2B isoform X2, with amino-acid sequence MGLLTALALGAAGASAAAGSVIVAPVALGALGFTSTGIVAGSWAASMMSTAAIANGGGVVAGSAVAILQSVVARRRVVL; translated from the exons ATGGGATTGC tGACGGCTCTTGCTCTGGGTGCTGCGGGCGCAA GTGCAGCGGCGGGTTCGGTGATTGTGGCTCCGGTGGCCCTGGGAGCTCTCGGCTTTACTTCAACTGGGATAGTGGCAGGTTCCTGGGCCGCGAGCATGATGTCCACCGCAGCCATCGCCAACGGAGGAGGGGTGGTAGCAGGGAGCGCGGTGGCTATCTTGCAGTCCGTCG tggcgcggcggcgtgttgtgttgtga
- the LOC133146241 gene encoding interferon alpha-inducible protein 27-like protein 1 isoform X1 has product MGLLTALALGAAGASAAAGSVIVAPVALGALGFTSTGIVAGSWAASMMSTAAIANGGGVVAGSAVAILQSVGAGAGGAAALIVAIV; this is encoded by the exons ATGGGATTGC tGACGGCTCTTGCTCTGGGTGCTGCGGGCGCAA GTGCAGCGGCGGGTTCGGTGATTGTGGCTCCGGTGGCCCTGGGAGCTCTCGGCTTTACTTCAACTGGGATAGTGGCAGGTTCCTGGGCCGCGAGCATGATGTCCACCGCAGCCATCGCCAACGGAGGAGGGGTGGTAGCAGGGAGCGCGGTGGCTATCTTGCAGTCCGTCG GTGCGGGTGCAGGAGGTGCGGCAGCACTCATTGTTGCAATCGTCTGA
- the en1b gene encoding homeobox protein engrailed-1b produces the protein MEEQKEPASGRDSTEDESVSLSPNLPSPPIILPHQAAQQANRTTNFFIDNILRPDFGCKKEPGYRERNQTAGRENINPLAARPHAGSLCLDSNCSSDSASSSPSSSSSSSSPSSKQNSAKQGEAASNGSGRLADSPSAIVVMNGSNGASLPAAKDQPMLWPAWVYCTRYSDRPSSGPRTRKLKKKKSSKEDKRPRTAFTAEQLQRLKAEFQANRYITEQRRQSLAQELNLNESQIKIWFQNKRAKIKKATGYKNGLALQLMAQGLYNHSTTTVQDEKEDSE, from the exons ATGGAAGAGCAAAAGGAGCCCGCAAGCGGCCGGGACTCAACCGAGGATGAGAGCGTGTCGCTGTCCCCGAACCTGCCATCGCCTCCCATTATCCTCCCGCACCAGGCCGCCCAGCAGGCTAACAGAACCACCAACTTTTTTATCGACAATATCCTGCGACCAGACTTCGGCTGCAAAAAGGAGCCGGGTTACCGCGAGCGGAACCAGACGGCGGGCAGAGAAAACATCAACCCGCTGGCTGCGAGGCCACACGCCGGTAGCCTTTGCTTGGACTCAAACTGCAGCAGCGACAGCGCCTCGTCGTCGCCGTCCTCATCATCGTCGTCTTCGTCGCCCTCGTCCAAGCAGAACTCGGCCAAACAAGGGGAAGCAGCGAGCAACGGCAGCGGCAGACTCGCTGACAGCCCCTCGGCCATCGTGGTTATGAACGGGAGCAATGGAGCGTCTCTGCCGGCGGCCAAGGATCAGCCCATGCTGTGGCCAGCCTGGGTGTACTGTACGCGCTACTCGGACCGGCCCTCATCTG GGCCGAGGACACgaaaactgaagaagaagaagagcagcAAGGAGGACAAGCGGCCCAGGACGGCGTTCACGGCCGAGCAGCTCCAGAGACTGAAAGCTGAATTCCAGGCCAACCGCTACATCACAGAGCAGCGAAGACAGTCGCTGGCTCAAGAACTCAACCTGAATGAGTCTCAGATCAAAATCTGGTTCCAGAACAAGCGGGCCAAGATAAAAAAGGCCACGGGCTACAAGAACGGTCTGGCGCTGCAGCTCATGGCGCAAGGACTGTACAACCACTCGACCACCACCGTGCAGGACGAGAAGGAGGACAGCGAGTAG